A window of the Ignisphaera sp. genome harbors these coding sequences:
- a CDS encoding TldD/PmbA family protein, whose protein sequence is MDLIDMVVNGVRKAEQLGASEAEVYIVREYSTSITGDSRGVESVLSGESISAFVRVVIGKRLSVQGAMMSKPSDIETLVENAVKIARASPEDPNWVSLPKRISSSQIMDIVDEKVKSPDIEFYTQIVKEALGKPSEISRNVLVNQAGVSLSFSERAIGNSYSSPISYEKTDFVFGIEVKAVGEGSESSFHSYYNAPTLKEFKMDKVVEEATKIALSTLKAKPVETGVYKVVFTPRVFASILQALIVPAVRADMVQKKRSPLANKLFSEVLSQQLTVIDDGAAPNMPGSGPFDDEGVATKRKTVFDRGVLRTYLYDTYTANIDGRESTGNARRSGSSNTFPDATNIIVLPGTEPLDSIIRDVRRGIIVYGTIGEWLSNAVSGFLNATVTHGLLIEGGEIKQAVKGVVISGDIYKILKDNLIGISKEFDAVSNYLVPAIAVDGVTVAGEGSGQRF, encoded by the coding sequence ATGGACTTGATAGACATGGTTGTAAATGGTGTTAGAAAAGCGGAGCAGCTAGGGGCATCGGAGGCTGAGGTGTACATCGTTAGAGAGTATTCAACGTCTATAACTGGAGATAGCAGGGGTGTGGAGTCTGTATTAAGCGGAGAATCTATAAGCGCGTTTGTGAGGGTTGTTATTGGGAAGAGGCTGTCTGTGCAAGGAGCAATGATGTCAAAGCCAAGTGACATTGAAACGCTTGTCGAAAATGCTGTTAAGATTGCTAGGGCATCTCCCGAGGACCCCAACTGGGTTTCGCTTCCAAAGAGAATCTCCTCATCGCAGATAATGGACATTGTTGATGAGAAGGTCAAAAGTCCTGATATAGAGTTCTATACACAGATTGTTAAGGAGGCTCTTGGAAAGCCTAGCGAGATAAGCAGAAATGTCTTAGTTAATCAGGCAGGGGTCTCGCTGTCGTTTAGCGAGAGGGCTATTGGGAACAGCTACAGCTCCCCCATATCCTATGAGAAAACAGATTTTGTGTTTGGCATAGAGGTTAAAGCTGTTGGAGAGGGCTCTGAGTCTAGCTTCCACAGCTACTACAACGCGCCAACCCTAAAAGAGTTTAAGATGGATAAAGTTGTTGAAGAGGCTACAAAGATCGCTTTGTCAACCCTTAAGGCGAAGCCCGTTGAAACAGGTGTCTACAAAGTTGTGTTCACCCCAAGGGTTTTCGCATCAATTCTACAAGCACTTATAGTACCTGCTGTCAGAGCTGATATGGTGCAGAAGAAGAGGTCTCCACTAGCAAACAAGCTATTCTCTGAAGTGCTATCACAACAGCTAACAGTTATAGACGATGGGGCAGCTCCAAACATGCCTGGGTCGGGGCCGTTCGACGATGAGGGTGTGGCAACGAAGAGGAAAACAGTTTTTGATAGAGGTGTTCTGAGAACATATCTATACGATACATATACAGCTAACATCGATGGCAGGGAGAGCACCGGAAATGCTAGGAGATCGGGTTCATCTAATACATTTCCAGACGCCACAAACATTATTGTGCTCCCAGGGACAGAGCCCCTAGATTCCATTATAAGAGATGTTAGAAGAGGTATAATAGTCTATGGAACCATAGGAGAGTGGCTATCGAATGCTGTTAGCGGTTTTCTCAACGCAACTGTAACACATGGTCTACTAATAGAGGGTGGCGAGATCAAACAGGCTGTTAAAGGCGTTGTCATATCTGGTGATATATACAAGATACTCAAAGACAATTTGATCGGCATTTCAAAAGAATTCGACGCAGTTTCAAACTATTTGGTGCCTGCCATAGCTGTTGACGGGGTAACCGTTGCTGGTGAGGGTAGTGGACAGCGTTTTTAG
- a CDS encoding TldD/PmbA family protein, producing the protein MSADISIDFGKEVLDRVLKRGVEEGLVRLQERSYELIVFDNGVLRSYGISKVVGIGIQVFVNGFTGYSYTSSLSLDSIENAVDRAIKNAKALANVAKPRRFAEVSGVKGFYRTGYAEDPFAVDPSDKISLVRDLNVGSMRFSNIVSAVTRFACERDRRVVVSSRGVEVFNEVTAVGLSHMAVARSGEVMERVYDQKTFVGGYEHVKRFDWHGFVDEVNDLAVKASQARAPKAGVYRAVIDNELIGLMLHEAFGHASEGDLVLYNASVLRGRIGEKVASELVTIVDDGRVDGGYPVYYDDEGVEKRQTVVVERGVLRRHLSSRYVAGELGIELTGNARAQDITFNAIVRQTNFYMLPGDAKVEELFEGVSEGIYLRGRGAMGGQVDPSMGTFTFSVGPSYTIKNGEVDKLVRGVTVSGNILDVLKSVEIVANDLKVSTSVFGGCGKSSQLARVGDGGPHVRVAKIVVGGE; encoded by the coding sequence ATGTCTGCGGATATATCGATTGATTTTGGGAAAGAGGTTTTGGATAGGGTGCTAAAGAGAGGTGTTGAGGAGGGTTTGGTTAGGCTTCAGGAGAGGAGCTATGAACTGATAGTGTTTGATAATGGTGTTCTTAGAAGCTATGGCATATCCAAGGTTGTTGGCATTGGCATACAAGTCTTTGTGAATGGTTTTACAGGCTATAGCTACACATCCTCACTGTCTTTGGACAGCATTGAAAACGCTGTTGATAGGGCCATCAAAAACGCTAAGGCGTTGGCAAATGTTGCGAAGCCGCGGAGGTTTGCCGAGGTCTCTGGTGTGAAGGGCTTCTATAGAACGGGTTATGCTGAAGACCCATTTGCTGTTGATCCTTCCGACAAGATTTCGCTTGTTAGAGACCTTAACGTTGGGAGCATGAGGTTCTCCAACATCGTTTCTGCTGTCACTAGATTTGCTTGTGAAAGGGATAGGAGGGTTGTTGTTTCTAGCAGAGGTGTAGAGGTTTTTAACGAGGTTACAGCAGTTGGCTTAAGCCACATGGCTGTTGCCAGATCTGGCGAAGTTATGGAGAGAGTCTACGACCAGAAAACATTTGTTGGCGGTTACGAGCATGTTAAAAGATTTGATTGGCATGGCTTCGTGGATGAGGTGAACGATCTTGCTGTGAAGGCTTCTCAGGCCAGGGCCCCAAAGGCTGGTGTTTATAGAGCTGTTATCGACAATGAGTTGATAGGACTTATGCTCCACGAGGCCTTTGGACATGCATCTGAGGGTGACCTTGTTCTCTATAACGCATCTGTTTTGAGGGGTAGAATAGGTGAGAAGGTTGCTAGCGAGCTTGTGACCATAGTTGACGATGGTCGTGTTGATGGTGGCTACCCCGTATACTACGATGATGAAGGTGTTGAGAAGAGGCAGACAGTTGTTGTTGAAAGAGGTGTTTTGAGAAGGCACTTGAGTAGCAGGTATGTTGCTGGGGAGCTGGGAATCGAGCTGACTGGAAATGCACGTGCACAGGACATAACATTCAATGCTATTGTGAGGCAGACAAACTTTTATATGCTTCCAGGTGATGCAAAGGTTGAGGAGCTTTTCGAAGGGGTTTCCGAGGGGATATATCTGAGGGGCAGAGGGGCTATGGGGGGACAGGTAGACCCTTCGATGGGGACATTCACATTTAGTGTAGGGCCCTCATACACAATCAAAAATGGTGAGGTTGACAAGCTTGTCAGAGGTGTTACGGTATCTGGCAACATACTAGATGTTCTGAAGAGCGTTGAGATTGTTGCAAACGATCTGAAGGTTTCTACAAGCGTTTTTGGTGGTTGTGGAAAATCATCCCAGCTTGCAAGAGTTGGTGATGGAGGGCCACATGTAAGAGTGGCCAAGATTGTTGTGGGTGGTGAGTAG
- a CDS encoding 5-formyltetrahydrofolate cyclo-ligase, producing the protein MDSVFRNELRNRIWRIMEERNIARFPRPVFGRIPNFVGAEDAAQRLVQSDLFKKAAVVKVNPDAPQKPVREAVLKSNKVLVMPTPRISRGFLLLDPKKISPNLYTVASTIQGAFKYGTFVDPQDLPEIDLIVAGSVAVSIYGERLGKGEGYSELEYSILREFGKASEETPIVTTVHDVQVVEHHIPLAPWDFTVDYIFTPTKTMKCLGEKRRPPGIMWEHLSKEKIESIPILKKLAQQRNAMASQQV; encoded by the coding sequence GTGGACAGCGTTTTTAGGAATGAGCTTAGAAACAGGATATGGAGAATCATGGAGGAGAGGAACATAGCTAGGTTCCCCAGACCAGTGTTCGGCAGGATACCAAATTTTGTTGGTGCGGAAGACGCTGCGCAAAGACTTGTCCAATCCGATCTATTTAAGAAGGCTGCGGTAGTCAAGGTGAATCCCGATGCTCCGCAGAAACCCGTTAGAGAAGCTGTTTTGAAAAGCAACAAAGTTTTGGTCATGCCAACACCCAGAATCTCCAGGGGTTTCCTACTTCTAGACCCCAAGAAGATAAGCCCAAACCTCTATACAGTTGCATCAACAATCCAAGGCGCTTTCAAATATGGAACATTTGTAGACCCCCAAGACCTTCCAGAGATAGATCTGATTGTTGCCGGCTCTGTTGCTGTCAGCATCTATGGCGAGAGACTTGGAAAAGGGGAGGGATACTCAGAACTCGAATACTCAATACTAAGAGAATTCGGCAAAGCCTCTGAAGAAACCCCTATAGTAACAACTGTACACGATGTACAAGTTGTTGAGCACCACATACCCCTAGCACCATGGGACTTCACAGTAGACTACATATTCACACCAACAAAAACAATGAAATGCCTGGGCGAAAAGCGAAGACCGCCCGGAATAATGTGGGAGCATCTATCAAAAGAAAAGATAGAGTCTATACCAATACTCAAAAAACTAGCACAGCAAAGAAATGCTATGGCAAGCCAACAGGTTTAG